From one Mya arenaria isolate MELC-2E11 chromosome 4, ASM2691426v1 genomic stretch:
- the LOC128230772 gene encoding uncharacterized protein LOC128230772, with product MDEVPGKKLQADASDLDVTYCQPCSQDGETIPAEAYCTVCKEFMCSNCTSVHKKQRLTKSHILLDKNCMPTSIRGFTSKEESKHPCDIHPEECIKYFCPTHQSLNCGHCSVLDHKSCKQQIITKIANDFKEDQSYKAIQLVIDQLLKDIDACASVATNNTKLAEYLEEHGIAKIRIYRDQINKYFDEREKTLLETIAEMKNMDEILLDSLKLKCVNLKTQVSDIKAKLAANESNTTQLFIEAHISKNLLEGLQLELAEINKKNTIQQYQFRNDNAIESLLGSKNCLGTIEMVDTSKDRRCERQCSATRNEGKKNTATSDAATNVKAVMGENVNTADSATNVQGTGDIQANQTTQKFSDSTVPGLPLNPVRLQTSATQQQIKQTIASDDLTSPKLISAPDILVKSLSDTKNCDIKYMLILPGDRLLLTDSSNGAVKLVDLKVSSLVTEVSVPGWPRGMCHISGDRIAVSLGYNIQFLEITGHLSLGKNIKVDGDCHDVGYHNGNLIVSFESGKVEKINMEGLVMKKVSTKWYSSRPFKKPLYLKIVSDEQTAAIYVSDFGKNTITMMDMNLNILETFKDPALFTPAGFTAVGNQLIICSLVNFNIMRLDLSSGQMTELLGTNELKMMPRCVCYCQQQNKMYVAFRTRGDAENYVKVFNTTSVFC from the exons ATGGATGAAGTCCCTGGCAAAAAACTCCAGGCAGATGCCTCTGACCTGGACGTGACTTACTGTCAGCCATGCTCCCAAGATGGGGAAACCATCCCAGCCGAGGCATACTGTACTGTCTGCAAGGAGTTTATGTGTTCCAACTGCACAAGCGTCCACAAAAAACAAAGACTAACAAAGTCCCATATTCTTCTTGACAAGAACTGCATGCCTACTAGCATAAGAGGTTTTACATCCAAAGAAGAGAGCAAACATCCCTGTGACATCCACCCTGAAGAATGTATCAAATACTTTTGTCCGACCCATCAGTCCCTTAACTGCGGGCATTGTTCAGTTCTTGATCATAAATCTTGTAAACAGCAGATAATTACTAAAATTGCTAATGACTTCAAAGAGGACCAGAGTTATAAAGCCATCCAACTAGTTATTGACCAATTACTTAAAGACATTGATGCCTGTGCGTCTGTTGCTACAAACAACACTAAGCTCGCAGAATACCTTGAAGAACATGGGATTGCGAAGATAAGGATTTATCGAGATCAGATCAACAAATACTTTGATGAACGTGAAAAAACACTCCTTGAAACCATAGCCGAGATGAAAAACATGGACGAAATACTCCTTGACTCACTGAAACTAAAATGTGTCAACCTTAAGACACAGGTCAGCGATATCAAGGCAAAACTAGCAGCCAACGAGAGCAACACCACCCAGTTGTTTATTGAGGCCCATATATCCAAGAACTTGCTGGAGGGACTGCAATTAGAACTTGCTGAGATTAACAAGAAAAATACCATACAACAGTATCAGTTTAGGAACGACAACGCCATTGAAAGTCTGCTTGGTTCTAAGAATTGCCTTGGCACTATTGAGATGGTTGACACTTCAAAAG ACCGGAGATGTGAGCGACAATGTTCCGCAACGCGAAATGAAGGCAAGAAGAACACTGCAACATCTGACGCTGCTACCAACGTAAAAGCAGTTATGGGCGAGAACGTTAATACAGCTGATTCTGCTACCAACGTGCAAGGCACTGGTGACATCCAGGCTAACCAAACAACCCAGAAGTTCTCGGACAGTACAGTTCCTGGACTACCATTGAATCCAGTTAGATTGCAAACATCTGCAACACAGCAACAAA taaagCAGACAATAGCTAGCGATGACCTGACTAGCCCGAAGTTAATCTCAGCCCCAGACATCCTAGTCAAGTCTCTATCTGATACCAAAAACTGCGATATCAAATACATGCTCATTTTGCCTGGGGACAGGCTGCTTCTGACTGATTCTTCAAATGGTGCTGTGAAACTGGTAGACCTCAAGGTCAGCAGCCTAGTAACCGAGGTAAGTGTACCAGGTTGGCCACGCGGCATGTGTCACATCTCTGGGGATAGGATAGCTGTTAGTTTGGGTTATAATATTCAGTTCCTAGAGATCACGGGACACCTGTCCCTGGGAAAGAACATCAAGGTAGATGGTGACTGTCATGATGTTGGTTACCATAACGGTAACTTAATTGTTTCATTCGAGAGTGGGAAGGTTGAGAAAATAAACATGGAAGGGCTAGTGATGAAAAAAGTATCAACTAAGTGGTATTCTAGCAGACCGTTTAAAAAACCTTTGTACTTAAAAATCGTCAGTGACGAGCAGACTGCAGCCATATATGTGTCAGACTTTGGCAAGAACACAATCACCATGATGGACATGAACTTGAACATTCTCGAAACATTCAAGGACCCTGCACTTTTTACACCAGCAGGCTTCACTGCAGTAGGAAACCAACTGATCATCTGTAGTTTGGTTAATTTCAACATAATGCGCCTTGACCTGTCCAGTGGCCAAATGACCGAGCTATTGGGCACGAATGAATTGAAAATGATGCCACGCTGTGTCTGCTACTGTCAGCAGCAGAACAAGATGTATGTTGCCTTCAGGACAAGGGGTGATGCTGAGAATTATGTAAAGGTGTTTAATACAACATCAGTGTTTTGTTAG